A single region of the Phalacrocorax carbo chromosome 4, bPhaCar2.1, whole genome shotgun sequence genome encodes:
- the NPY1R gene encoding neuropeptide Y receptor type 1, producing MNTSVLAPLGNISSHLNFSERNSQILQFEDEDCHVPLAMVFTLALAYGTVIILGVSGNLALIIIILKQKEMRNVTNILIVNLSFSDLLVTIMCLPFTFVYTLMDHWIFGEAMCKLNPFVQCASITVSVFSLVLIAIERHQLIINPRGWRPNNRHAYLGIAAIWILAMASSLPFLIYHVLTDEPFRNITFDEYKDKYVCLDLFPLDTARLSYTTTLLVIQYFGPLCFIFICYLKIYIRLKKRNNMMDKMRDSKYRSSETKRINIMLISIVVAFAVCWLPLTIFNIVFDWNHEILPVATCSHNLLFLICHLTAMISTCVNPIFYGFLNKNFQRDLQFLFHFCHLRSREEDYETIAMSTMHTDVSKTSLKQASPVAFKKINSDDDDKI from the exons ATGAATACTTCGGTTCTCGCCCCCCTGGGAAATATTTCCAGTCATCTGAATTTTTCGGAGAGGAACTCGCAGATCCTGCAGTTTGAGGATGAGGATTGCCACGTACCTTTGGCCATGGTCTTCACTTTGGCCTTGGCCTATGGGACCGTGATAATTCTGGGAGTCTCTGGGAATCTGGCCTTGatcatcattattttaaaacaaaaggagatGCGCAATGTTACCAACATCCTCATTGTCAACCTGTCCTTTTCTGATCTTCTAGTGACCATCATGTGTCTTCCCTTCACCTTTGTGTATACTTTAATGGACCACTGGATTTTTGGGGAGGCCATGTGCAAACTGAATCCTTTCGTGCAGTGTGCCTCAATCACCGTCTCGGTCTTTTCCTTAGTCCTCATTGCTATCGAACGCCATCAGCTGATCATCAATCCCCGTGGCTGGAGGCCGAACAACAGACATGCCTACCTGGGGATTGCTGCCATATGGATTTTAGCCATGGCTTCCTCTTTGCCTTTCCTGATCTACCACGTGTTAACAGATGAACCCTTCAGAAACATAACATTTGATGAATATAAGGACAAATATGTGTGTTTGGACCTGTTCCCCTTGGACACTGCCAGGCTTTCTTATACCACGACGCTTTTGGTGATTCAGTACTTTGGACCgctttgttttatatttatttgctaCTTAAAG ATATACATacgattaaaaaaaaggaacaacatGATGGACAAGATGAGAGACAGTAAGTACAGGTCATCTGAAACCAAAAGGATCAACATCATGCTGATCTCAATAGTGGTCGCATTTGCAGTTTGCTGGCTGCCTCTCACCATCTTCAATATCGTGTTTGATTGGAATCACGAAATTCTGCCTGTCGCTACCTGCAGCCACAACCTTTTGTTCCTGATTTGCCACCTCACCGCCATGATCTCTACCTGCGTGAACCCCATCTTCTATGGGTTTCTCAATAAGAACTTCCAAAGGGACttgcagtttttatttcatttttgtcacCTCCGTTCCCGTGAGGAGGATTATGAAACTATAGCCATGTCCACCATGCACACAGATGTTTCAAAAACCTCTTTAAAACAGGCAAGCCcagttgcatttaaaaaaattaatagtgaTGATGATGACAAAATATAA